A stretch of Microbacterium sp. 4R-513 DNA encodes these proteins:
- a CDS encoding polyprenyl synthetase family protein, producing the protein MIALAPAPAAAIDDAIDDALSRIRGRADALGEGFSELGGAIARAAAGGKRFRPALVAASFEAFGGTVADAPGLYSVAAAFELLHTAFVVHDDVIDHDTVRRGSPNVAGEFRLRAQSRGADASGAALLGDAAAILAGDLLLHEACRLAALADVGTAHRAALLTLIDDAVFVSAAGELADVENAVSADYADSEALLAAAHDKTAVYSFTAPLSAGAVLADASPAAIAALSDAGRHLGLAFQLADDLIGAFGTPDQAGRDSGGDLREAKRTPLIGLARETDAWSRVHEAISVAHTGPIAVREAQRMLDESGARARLVALVDESLGDARRAASDPALPPNVAELLTTIAAKIARRVP; encoded by the coding sequence ATGATCGCCCTCGCGCCGGCCCCCGCTGCGGCCATCGACGACGCGATCGACGACGCCCTGTCCCGCATCCGCGGCCGCGCCGACGCACTCGGCGAAGGCTTCAGCGAGCTCGGCGGTGCGATCGCCCGGGCCGCCGCGGGAGGCAAGAGGTTCCGCCCGGCCCTTGTCGCGGCATCCTTCGAGGCGTTCGGGGGAACGGTCGCGGACGCGCCGGGGCTGTATTCCGTCGCGGCCGCCTTCGAGCTCCTCCACACCGCCTTCGTCGTGCACGACGACGTCATCGATCACGACACGGTGCGCCGCGGCAGCCCGAACGTGGCGGGAGAGTTCCGCCTGCGGGCGCAGTCGCGGGGAGCGGATGCCTCGGGTGCCGCGCTCCTCGGCGACGCCGCCGCCATCCTCGCCGGCGACCTCCTGCTCCACGAGGCGTGCCGGCTCGCGGCCCTGGCGGACGTCGGGACGGCGCACCGCGCGGCCCTGCTGACGCTCATCGACGACGCCGTCTTCGTCTCGGCGGCGGGCGAGCTCGCCGACGTCGAGAACGCGGTCTCGGCCGACTACGCCGACTCCGAGGCCCTCCTCGCCGCAGCCCACGACAAGACGGCCGTCTACTCGTTCACCGCGCCGCTCTCCGCGGGAGCCGTCCTCGCCGACGCGTCCCCCGCCGCGATCGCCGCCCTCTCCGACGCCGGGCGTCACCTGGGCCTCGCGTTCCAGCTCGCCGACGACCTCATCGGCGCCTTCGGCACGCCCGATCAGGCGGGGCGGGACTCCGGCGGCGATCTGCGCGAGGCGAAGCGCACGCCGCTCATCGGACTCGCGCGCGAGACAGATGCGTGGTCCCGGGTGCACGAGGCGATCTCGGTCGCCCACACGGGTCCCATCGCCGTACGCGAGGCGCAGCGCATGCTCGACGAGAGCGGCGCGCGCGCCCGGCTCGTGGCGCTCGTCGACGAGTCGCTCGGCGACGCCCGGCGCGCGGCATCCGATCCCGCTCTTCCGCCGAACGTCGCCGAACTCCTGACGACCATCGCGGCGAAGATCGCGCGGAGGGTCCCGTGA
- the idi gene encoding isopentenyl-diphosphate Delta-isomerase has protein sequence MTDTDHVVLLDDDGREIGTAPKSSVHGTETALHLAFSCHVVNDEGQVLVTRRALGKTTWPGVWTNSFCGHPRPAEPVIAAVRRRAEYELGITLTEIDLALPLFRYRAVDANGIVEHELCPVYTARTHDEPVLNPLEVVDARWVDPADLAASLTATPWAFSPWLVLQAEQLHLFDTTQPRERRRAS, from the coding sequence ATGACCGATACCGATCACGTCGTCCTCTTGGACGATGACGGGCGAGAGATCGGCACCGCGCCGAAGAGCAGCGTTCACGGCACGGAGACGGCCCTGCACCTCGCATTCTCGTGCCACGTCGTCAACGATGAGGGTCAGGTGCTGGTGACACGCCGGGCACTGGGCAAGACCACGTGGCCGGGCGTCTGGACGAACTCCTTCTGCGGCCACCCCCGTCCCGCGGAACCCGTGATCGCCGCGGTCCGCCGCCGCGCCGAGTACGAGCTCGGCATCACCCTCACCGAGATCGATCTCGCGCTCCCCCTCTTCCGCTACCGCGCGGTCGATGCCAACGGCATCGTCGAGCACGAGCTGTGCCCCGTGTACACGGCCCGCACGCACGACGAGCCCGTGCTCAACCCGCTCGAAGTGGTCGACGCCCGCTGGGTCGACCCGGCCGATCTCGCGGCATCCCTCACCGCGACGCCCTGGGCGTTCAGCCCCTGGCTCGTGCTCCAGGCCGAGCAGCTGCACCTGTTCGACACGACGCAGCCGCGCGAACGACGACGAGCGTCATGA
- a CDS encoding MarR family transcriptional regulator — MDVLKGIRALGDAMDRMHSGMKGDMEMNASDVAALRMLIVREQRGESVSPHDVARHLRISTASTTKLLDRLTASGHLERRPHPKDRRARVVVLTQASRDEFYKHFSERLRTMRLVAERFDEDELRVVTRFLLELSDAIDPRD; from the coding sequence ATGGATGTGCTCAAGGGTATCCGCGCGCTCGGCGATGCGATGGACCGGATGCACAGCGGCATGAAGGGCGACATGGAGATGAACGCCTCCGACGTCGCGGCCCTCCGCATGCTCATCGTGCGCGAGCAGCGCGGCGAGTCGGTCAGCCCGCACGACGTCGCCCGGCATCTGCGCATCTCGACCGCCTCCACGACGAAGCTGCTCGACCGGCTGACGGCATCCGGTCACCTGGAGCGCAGGCCGCACCCGAAGGATCGCCGCGCACGCGTTGTAGTCCTCACCCAGGCCTCGCGAGACGAGTTCTACAAGCACTTCAGCGAACGCCTCCGCACGATGCGCCTGGTCGCCGAGCGCTTCGACGAGGACGAGCTGCGCGTGGTGACCCGTTTCCTCCTGGAGCTGAGCGACGCGATCGACCCCCGCGACTGA
- a CDS encoding DUF6328 family protein, producing the protein MPDADTDPLDDRRDGRDETPTERADRNWGEVLQELRVLQTGTQILTGFLLALAFQPTFADLTDGQRTFYLVLVVLAGLSTIFALAPVALHRILFQQRLKRRVVAYGHAALSTALVTVAALVVGVVSFVFDVVVSDAASTVVAIVLGALLVVLWIVVPTIMRVRGRREEGR; encoded by the coding sequence ATGCCGGACGCCGACACCGACCCGCTCGACGACCGTCGGGACGGCCGGGACGAGACCCCGACGGAGCGCGCCGATCGCAATTGGGGCGAGGTGCTCCAGGAGCTCCGTGTCCTTCAGACCGGAACCCAGATCCTCACGGGCTTCCTGCTGGCCCTCGCCTTCCAGCCGACGTTCGCGGATCTGACCGACGGGCAGCGGACCTTCTACCTCGTCCTGGTCGTGCTCGCGGGCCTCAGCACGATCTTCGCGCTCGCGCCGGTGGCCCTGCACCGCATCCTCTTCCAGCAGCGCCTCAAGCGCCGCGTCGTGGCCTACGGGCATGCGGCGCTGTCCACCGCACTGGTCACGGTGGCCGCTCTCGTGGTCGGGGTGGTGTCCTTCGTGTTCGACGTCGTCGTCAGCGACGCGGCATCGACCGTCGTCGCGATCGTGCTCGGCGCTCTCCTCGTCGTCCTCTGGATCGTCGTGCCGACCATCATGCGCGTCCGCGGACGCCGGGAGGAGGGGCGATGA
- a CDS encoding carbon-nitrogen hydrolase family protein: protein MTVGVAVAQFSPTTDAAVNVELIASLVRTASERGARVVVFPEYSSYFIDPFDESLAAHAQEVDGPFTQALTRLADEHGIVVVAGLLERAGDGRRVRNTVVAIDASGVVARYRKLHLYDAFGQRESDWVQPGELAEPETFEVDGLRFGLMTCYDLRFPEVGRLLVDAGADAFLVPAEWVRGPLKEHHWRTLLQARAIENTVFVAAADHPPPLGVGLSAIVDPLGVQLAAIGTATDVVVAHLDPDVVERVRRVNPSVALRRFRVVPRD, encoded by the coding sequence ATGACGGTCGGGGTCGCGGTCGCGCAGTTCTCGCCGACGACGGATGCCGCGGTCAACGTCGAGCTCATCGCGAGTCTCGTGCGCACGGCATCGGAGCGCGGTGCCCGCGTCGTGGTGTTCCCCGAGTACTCGAGCTACTTCATCGACCCCTTCGACGAGTCGCTCGCAGCACACGCGCAGGAGGTCGACGGGCCGTTCACCCAGGCGCTCACGCGGCTCGCCGATGAGCACGGCATCGTGGTCGTCGCGGGGCTGCTCGAACGGGCGGGCGATGGACGACGTGTGCGCAACACGGTGGTGGCGATCGACGCCTCCGGGGTGGTGGCCCGCTACCGCAAGCTCCACCTCTACGACGCCTTCGGTCAGCGCGAGTCCGATTGGGTGCAGCCGGGAGAGCTCGCTGAGCCCGAGACGTTCGAGGTCGACGGCCTGCGCTTCGGGCTCATGACGTGCTACGACCTGCGGTTCCCCGAGGTCGGGAGGCTCCTCGTCGATGCCGGCGCCGACGCCTTCCTGGTTCCCGCGGAGTGGGTGCGCGGGCCCCTCAAGGAGCACCACTGGCGCACCCTCCTCCAGGCCCGCGCCATCGAGAACACCGTGTTCGTGGCCGCCGCCGATCACCCGCCGCCCCTCGGTGTCGGCCTGTCGGCGATCGTCGATCCGCTGGGGGTGCAGCTCGCAGCCATCGGCACCGCGACCGACGTGGTCGTGGCGCACCTTGATCCCGATGTCGTCGAACGGGTTCGGCGCGTCAATCCCTCGGTGGCCCTCCGGCGATTCCGCGTGGTGCCCCGGGACTGA
- a CDS encoding aminotransferase class I/II-fold pyridoxal phosphate-dependent enzyme, which yields MRDIPGAWRRAVAGAGLIGSDGIVRPTIFAEMSALAAETGAVNLGQGFPDEDGPAAVLDTAREAIAHGVNQYPPGRGIPDLLSAVAEHQQRFYGLTLDPARNVLVTAGATEAIAATLLALVTAPDDEVVVFEPYYDEYAAVVALSGARLVTVPLRWPDFQPDLDRLRDAVTDRTRAIVVNDPHNPTGVVFTAEVRSLVVELAARHDAFIVTDEVYEHLVFDEKHVPIATLPGAWDRTISISSGGKTFSTTGWKIGWVTGPADLVDAVLAVKQWLTYVNGAPFQPAIATGLRLPDSYFEAAASTLRAKRDLLGAGLRAAGFDVSMPSGSYFTVADAAPLGAVDAADFCRALPHRAGVVAIPLTAFVTPERRAEYATLVRFAACKRVEVLEDAASRLASLAG from the coding sequence ATGCGAGACATTCCAGGTGCCTGGCGCCGGGCCGTTGCAGGCGCCGGGCTCATCGGCTCCGACGGGATCGTACGTCCCACCATCTTCGCCGAGATGAGCGCCCTCGCGGCCGAGACGGGTGCCGTCAACCTCGGCCAGGGCTTCCCCGACGAGGACGGCCCGGCGGCGGTGCTCGACACAGCGCGCGAGGCCATCGCCCACGGGGTCAATCAGTATCCGCCGGGGCGCGGCATCCCGGACCTGCTCTCCGCCGTCGCGGAGCACCAGCAGAGGTTCTACGGCCTCACCCTCGACCCTGCCCGGAACGTGCTCGTCACGGCCGGGGCCACAGAGGCGATCGCCGCGACGCTCCTCGCGCTCGTGACGGCGCCGGACGACGAGGTCGTGGTCTTCGAGCCGTACTACGACGAATATGCCGCCGTCGTCGCGCTGTCGGGCGCGCGGCTCGTGACGGTGCCTCTGCGGTGGCCCGACTTCCAGCCGGATCTCGACCGGCTTCGGGATGCCGTGACCGACCGCACCCGGGCCATCGTGGTCAACGACCCCCACAATCCCACGGGCGTCGTGTTCACGGCCGAGGTGCGTTCGCTCGTCGTCGAGCTCGCGGCGCGGCACGACGCCTTCATCGTGACCGACGAGGTGTACGAGCACCTCGTGTTCGACGAGAAGCACGTGCCCATCGCGACGCTTCCGGGAGCGTGGGACCGCACCATCTCGATCTCGTCGGGCGGCAAGACCTTCTCGACGACGGGCTGGAAGATCGGCTGGGTCACCGGCCCCGCCGACCTCGTCGATGCGGTGCTCGCGGTGAAGCAGTGGCTCACGTACGTCAACGGCGCGCCTTTTCAGCCGGCGATCGCCACAGGGCTGCGTCTCCCCGACTCCTACTTCGAGGCCGCCGCGAGCACCCTGCGCGCGAAGCGGGACCTGCTCGGTGCCGGGCTGCGTGCGGCCGGGTTCGACGTGTCGATGCCGTCGGGCTCCTACTTCACGGTCGCGGATGCCGCGCCGCTCGGTGCCGTGGATGCCGCGGACTTCTGTCGCGCCCTCCCCCACCGCGCGGGGGTCGTCGCGATCCCGCTGACCGCATTCGTCACGCCCGAGCGCCGGGCCGAGTACGCGACGCTCGTCAGGTTCGCGGCCTGCAAGCGCGTCGAGGTGCTCGAGGACGCGGCATCCCGCCTCGCGAGCCTGGCCGGCTGA
- a CDS encoding trypsin-like peptidase domain-containing protein: MSDTTGDRPADQNPENAVPQTPPAPTAQPAAAQAPQAPQTNAAPQQPAAYPASHTVPPQPQAPAGWQAPGQQQRPAYPGYPQQQPYGAPRPQGYGPQAGQPGQPAHPGQPAHPGQPYQGQPYASSFGSAANQTQPTTPLGAPATGAVPTKTAPKQKSGAGKVVGLIVAAAIVGGAAGLGGAYAGVNVFGTDGGSPAAGPTTVTVNDTGSVNQTTAIAAKVVPSVVTIQATSDSAGGTGSGVILTDDGYVVTNTHVVTLDGATADAAIKVTTSDGKVYDAKVVGTDPTYDLAVIKLEDASGLTPIEYSDSSKLNVGDETVAVGAPLGLSNTVTTGIVSALNRSIQIASSAAPEGDSDSESQTPDQGGQSPFQFDFGQGQTQQPTESISISVIQTDAAINPGNSGGALVDDTGKLIGINVAIASAGSSGGSQSGSIGVGFSIPSDIVKRVTGEIIDNGEATHGLLGASVQDAASVEGSTITGAYIAEIVGGGAAGAAGLQKGDIVTEFNGVPVTDATDLTAQVRAAAGGSDAKLTYVRGGDSKTVTVTLGTLGK; encoded by the coding sequence ATGAGCGACACCACGGGCGACCGCCCCGCCGACCAGAACCCCGAGAACGCCGTTCCGCAGACCCCGCCTGCTCCGACCGCGCAGCCCGCTGCCGCTCAGGCCCCTCAGGCACCCCAGACGAACGCGGCACCGCAGCAGCCAGCCGCGTACCCGGCCTCGCACACCGTCCCGCCGCAGCCCCAGGCTCCCGCCGGCTGGCAGGCGCCCGGACAGCAGCAGCGTCCCGCGTACCCCGGCTACCCGCAGCAGCAGCCCTACGGTGCTCCGCGCCCCCAGGGCTACGGCCCGCAGGCGGGCCAGCCCGGCCAGCCGGCCCACCCCGGCCAGCCGGCCCACCCCGGCCAGCCCTACCAGGGTCAGCCGTACGCGTCGTCCTTCGGCTCCGCTGCCAATCAGACGCAGCCGACGACTCCGCTCGGCGCCCCCGCGACCGGCGCGGTGCCTACCAAGACCGCTCCGAAGCAGAAGTCCGGCGCCGGCAAGGTCGTGGGCCTCATCGTCGCCGCCGCCATCGTCGGCGGTGCCGCGGGCCTCGGCGGCGCATATGCGGGCGTCAACGTCTTCGGCACCGACGGCGGCAGCCCGGCGGCCGGCCCGACCACCGTCACGGTCAACGACACCGGGTCGGTCAACCAGACCACCGCGATCGCGGCCAAGGTCGTCCCGAGCGTCGTCACGATCCAGGCGACGAGCGACTCGGCCGGCGGCACCGGGTCGGGCGTCATCCTGACCGACGACGGCTATGTCGTGACGAACACGCACGTCGTGACGCTCGACGGCGCGACCGCCGACGCGGCGATCAAGGTGACGACGTCTGACGGAAAGGTCTACGACGCGAAGGTCGTCGGCACGGACCCGACGTACGACCTCGCGGTCATCAAGCTCGAGGATGCCTCGGGCCTGACCCCGATCGAGTACTCCGACTCGTCCAAGCTCAATGTCGGCGACGAGACCGTCGCGGTCGGCGCGCCCCTCGGCCTGTCGAACACCGTGACGACCGGCATCGTGAGCGCGCTCAACCGCTCGATCCAGATCGCCTCGTCGGCCGCGCCCGAGGGCGACTCCGACAGCGAGAGCCAAACCCCCGACCAGGGCGGGCAGAGCCCCTTCCAGTTCGACTTCGGCCAGGGCCAGACCCAGCAGCCGACCGAGTCGATCTCGATCTCGGTCATCCAGACCGACGCCGCGATCAACCCCGGCAACTCGGGTGGTGCGCTCGTCGACGACACCGGCAAGCTCATCGGCATCAACGTCGCGATCGCCTCGGCGGGCTCGTCGGGCGGCAGCCAGTCCGGCTCGATCGGCGTCGGCTTCTCGATTCCGTCCGACATCGTCAAGCGCGTGACCGGTGAGATCATCGACAACGGCGAGGCGACCCACGGCCTCCTCGGCGCGAGCGTCCAGGACGCGGCATCCGTCGAGGGCTCGACCATCACCGGCGCTTACATCGCCGAGATCGTCGGCGGGGGAGCGGCCGGGGCCGCCGGCCTCCAGAAGGGCGACATCGTCACCGAGTTCAACGGCGTCCCCGTGACCGACGCGACCGACCTCACTGCGCAGGTGCGGGCGGCGGCAGGCGGAAGCGACGCGAAGCTCACGTACGTCCGCGGCGGCGACTCGAAGACCGTCACGGTGACCCTCGGAACCCTCGGCAAGTAG
- a CDS encoding CDP-glycerol glycerophosphotransferase family protein: protein MASFSFGAGNAAKLARLPVYAAGRLVTLLVPRSRDLWVFGCAVGIADGALALWEVAATHGERAVWLVATTSQARDASARGIPSIRKHSLRGFWATARARVVVVTHGFGDVNRYATHGAFVVQLWHGIPLKRIGLDSPETLRPPAALARGPLAGLARRALGLLYRRTARGIRLVPAASHVVRGRLESAFGLPDDRVPVTGEPRVDVLSRGTVAERSGSARERIGELAGPLDPSSRLVLYAPTWRDGETDPAIPTAAEWRAIVDVLRRHDAVLLVRSHPLGAGEYAPPLGTERVRGLGSDVLADVTPLLPGLDALVTDYSSLMFDAALVPLPVVYLAPDVDSYARRRGFYGTYADVAGDDWAHDWSAAARRLDALLGDPDVAAAALERSRALDNRVHDFRDGRNTTRVYRAILAGLGRPLNTPAAGREEGRG from the coding sequence GTGGCGTCCTTCTCTTTCGGCGCGGGCAACGCGGCGAAGCTGGCCCGCCTCCCGGTGTACGCGGCCGGACGCCTCGTCACCCTTCTCGTACCGCGCTCGCGGGACCTCTGGGTCTTCGGCTGCGCCGTCGGCATCGCCGACGGCGCGCTGGCTCTGTGGGAGGTCGCAGCGACGCACGGAGAGCGCGCCGTGTGGCTGGTCGCCACCACGTCTCAGGCTCGGGATGCCTCGGCCCGAGGCATCCCGAGCATTCGCAAGCACTCGCTGCGCGGCTTCTGGGCGACGGCCCGGGCCCGCGTGGTCGTCGTCACGCACGGGTTCGGCGACGTCAACCGCTATGCGACGCACGGCGCGTTCGTCGTGCAGCTGTGGCATGGGATCCCGCTGAAGCGCATCGGCCTCGATTCACCCGAGACGCTGCGCCCGCCCGCTGCGCTCGCGCGGGGCCCGCTCGCCGGCCTCGCTCGGCGCGCGCTCGGGTTGCTCTACCGGCGCACGGCCCGAGGGATCCGCCTCGTGCCCGCCGCCTCCCACGTGGTCCGCGGTCGCCTGGAATCGGCCTTCGGTCTGCCCGACGACCGCGTCCCGGTGACCGGCGAGCCGCGGGTCGACGTGCTGTCGCGCGGCACGGTCGCCGAGCGAAGCGGCAGCGCGCGGGAGCGGATCGGCGAGCTCGCCGGGCCACTCGACCCGTCCTCGCGGCTCGTCCTCTACGCGCCGACGTGGCGCGACGGCGAGACCGACCCCGCGATCCCGACCGCCGCCGAGTGGCGCGCGATCGTCGATGTGCTGAGGCGTCACGACGCCGTCCTCCTCGTGCGCTCCCATCCGCTGGGAGCGGGGGAGTACGCGCCGCCGCTCGGGACGGAGCGGGTGCGCGGGCTCGGCAGCGATGTCCTCGCCGACGTCACGCCCCTGCTGCCCGGGCTCGACGCGCTCGTCACGGACTACTCGTCGCTCATGTTCGACGCGGCGCTCGTGCCCCTGCCCGTGGTCTACCTGGCGCCGGACGTCGACTCGTACGCCCGTCGCCGGGGCTTCTACGGCACGTACGCCGACGTCGCGGGAGACGATTGGGCGCACGACTGGTCCGCCGCGGCGCGCCGCCTCGACGCTCTCCTCGGCGATCCCGACGTCGCCGCCGCCGCGCTGGAACGCTCGCGCGCACTCGACAACCGCGTGCACGACTTCCGCGACGGCCGGAACACCACGAGGGTGTACCGTGCGATCCTGGCCGGACTCGGCCGCCCCCTGAACACCCCGGCCGCCGGCCGCGAGGAAGGACGAGGATGA
- a CDS encoding CDP-glycerol glycerophosphotransferase family protein has translation MTDARFTTESGAALVLSGDGPRPASVEIVGARARVTGAVTGRGKTWRAVLPLRAARWGGPELPLPSGEYALVIETAADSAPVDPPAPLPLVQLGTLRASLDGGVVRIGPPIDPAYDSGEGQAALERRYATRPGGLENAAFFESFYGRNASCNPLAIDRVIARRVPGVTRYWSVVDLSVQVPEGAVPVVEGSPEWWRARGSARLLVVNDWLRRRFARRPGQVVLQTWHGTPLKRLALHRPGFDPRRMAAVVRESRRWNILLAQNPYAARILGKAYAFLTRPIWVEGYPRNDVLTTGDGAATRRALGIRPEDRVILYAPTWRDDRDEMVDFVDPVTLAGEADAVVLVRGHSRTLLPGKDAAGPRVVDVTGFPDTSLLLLAADALVTDYSSVMFDFSVTGKPMYFLVPDMEHYRGELRGFYFDLVAHAPGPVIRSQAELVRELREGDPARFAARYDRWRQKFNPRDDGRAAERVVDRIFDQGFLERDASSD, from the coding sequence ATGACCGACGCCCGCTTCACCACCGAGTCCGGTGCGGCTCTCGTCCTCTCGGGCGACGGCCCCCGACCGGCCTCGGTCGAGATCGTCGGCGCGCGCGCCCGCGTGACCGGGGCCGTCACGGGCCGCGGCAAGACATGGCGCGCGGTGCTGCCGCTGCGCGCGGCGCGGTGGGGCGGACCGGAGCTTCCGCTGCCCTCCGGCGAATACGCCCTCGTGATCGAGACGGCGGCGGACTCGGCGCCCGTCGACCCGCCCGCGCCCCTGCCGCTCGTGCAGCTGGGCACGCTGCGCGCGTCGCTCGACGGCGGCGTGGTCCGCATCGGCCCCCCGATCGATCCCGCCTACGACTCCGGTGAAGGGCAGGCGGCCCTCGAGCGCCGCTACGCGACGCGTCCGGGCGGCCTCGAGAACGCGGCCTTCTTCGAGAGCTTCTACGGCCGGAATGCGAGCTGCAACCCGCTCGCGATCGACCGAGTCATCGCGCGACGGGTTCCCGGCGTGACCCGCTACTGGAGCGTCGTCGACCTCTCCGTCCAGGTTCCCGAGGGCGCCGTCCCGGTGGTCGAGGGAAGCCCGGAGTGGTGGCGCGCCCGCGGGTCGGCCCGCCTGCTCGTCGTGAACGACTGGCTGCGACGGCGCTTCGCCCGGCGTCCGGGACAGGTCGTCCTCCAGACGTGGCACGGCACCCCGCTGAAGCGGCTCGCCCTGCACCGGCCCGGCTTCGATCCGCGCCGGATGGCCGCCGTCGTCCGGGAATCCCGCCGGTGGAACATCCTCCTCGCCCAGAACCCCTACGCCGCCCGCATCCTCGGCAAGGCCTATGCCTTCCTGACCCGGCCGATCTGGGTCGAGGGCTACCCGCGCAACGACGTGCTGACCACGGGTGACGGTGCCGCCACGCGGCGGGCGCTCGGCATCCGTCCCGAAGACCGGGTGATCCTCTACGCGCCGACGTGGCGCGACGACCGCGACGAGATGGTGGACTTCGTCGATCCCGTCACCCTGGCGGGCGAGGCCGACGCCGTCGTGCTCGTGCGCGGCCACTCGCGCACGCTGCTGCCGGGGAAGGATGCCGCGGGCCCCCGCGTCGTCGACGTCACCGGGTTCCCCGACACGTCGCTCCTGCTCCTCGCCGCCGACGCCCTCGTCACGGACTACTCCTCGGTCATGTTCGACTTCAGCGTGACCGGCAAGCCGATGTACTTCCTCGTGCCCGACATGGAGCACTATCGCGGGGAGCTGCGCGGCTTCTACTTCGACCTCGTGGCCCACGCGCCGGGACCGGTCATCCGGTCCCAGGCGGAGCTCGTGCGCGAGCTGCGCGAGGGCGACCCCGCCCGCTTCGCGGCGCGGTACGACCGGTGGCGCCAGAAGTTCAACCCGCGCGACGACGGCCGCGCCGCCGAGCGCGTGGTCGACCGGATCTTCGATCAGGGCTTTCTCGAGCGGGACGCGTCCAGCGACTAG
- a CDS encoding glycosyltransferase has product MPVLNERAYLRRAVETVLAQEVDGPSELILALAPSTDGTNALAEELAATDDRIVLVDNPEADIPVGLNRAIRAGRYPTVVRVDAHSELQAGYTLKALATLARVRAANVGGVMRAEGRSPFQRAVARAYNSPVGLGGGAYHGGHDEGEAESAYLGVMRRAVIEEVGLFDETIRRGEDWELNLRIRRAGYRVWFDPDLSVTYWPRESWARLARQFHATGRWRGELVRRFGRGNSLRFFAPPALVVALVLAVLVGALQLTGVLTGWWAVAASVVYLPVIAYVLLIAVWAIGPGGGRGWRDKLWTAAVLPTMHLSWGTGFLAGVARGAHDTVDTSRLGDRNTPLP; this is encoded by the coding sequence ATGCCCGTGCTCAACGAGCGGGCCTACCTGCGCCGGGCTGTCGAGACGGTGCTCGCGCAGGAGGTCGACGGGCCCTCGGAGCTCATCCTCGCGCTCGCCCCCTCGACCGACGGCACGAATGCGCTCGCGGAGGAGCTCGCGGCGACCGACGACCGCATCGTGCTCGTCGACAACCCTGAGGCCGACATCCCCGTGGGGCTCAACCGTGCCATCCGCGCGGGGCGGTATCCGACCGTCGTGCGCGTCGACGCGCACTCCGAGCTGCAGGCGGGTTACACGCTGAAGGCACTCGCCACCCTCGCCCGCGTACGTGCGGCCAACGTCGGCGGCGTCATGCGGGCCGAGGGGCGCTCGCCCTTCCAGCGCGCCGTCGCACGCGCCTACAACTCGCCCGTGGGCCTCGGCGGCGGGGCGTATCACGGCGGGCACGACGAGGGCGAGGCCGAATCCGCCTATCTCGGGGTCATGCGCCGGGCGGTGATCGAGGAGGTCGGCCTCTTCGACGAGACCATCCGCCGCGGCGAGGACTGGGAGCTCAACCTGCGCATCCGCCGAGCGGGCTACCGCGTGTGGTTCGATCCCGACCTCTCCGTCACCTACTGGCCGCGCGAGAGCTGGGCGCGCCTCGCCCGGCAGTTCCACGCGACGGGGCGGTGGCGCGGCGAGCTCGTGCGGCGATTCGGGCGCGGCAATTCACTGCGGTTCTTCGCGCCGCCGGCGCTCGTCGTGGCGCTCGTCCTCGCCGTCCTGGTGGGAGCGCTTCAGCTCACGGGAGTGCTGACCGGATGGTGGGCGGTCGCGGCATCCGTCGTCTATCTCCCCGTGATCGCGTACGTCCTGCTCATCGCGGTCTGGGCGATCGGCCCGGGCGGCGGCAGAGGATGGCGCGACAAGCTGTGGACCGCGGCGGTCCTGCCGACGATGCACCTGTCGTGGGGCACCGGTTTCCTCGCCGGCGTGGCGCGCGGAGCGCACGACACGGTCGACACGTCTCGGCTGGGCGACCGCAACACGCCCCTGCCCTGA